The DNA sequence GGCACGGGTGATACCGGTGTATACCAGTTCCTTGGTCAGCACCGGGTTCAGCGCATCCGGCAGCACCAGGGCGGTATGACCGAACTCCGAGCCCTGCGACTTGTGCACGGTCATGGCGAATACCGTTTCCACCTCGTTCAACCGGCTGGGCAGGACGAAGCGCACCCCGCCACTGCCGTCGTTACGCGGGAAGGCCACGCGCAGCAGGGGCTCGCCGCGCTCGTCGGGCAGGCGCAGCGCAATACCGATGTCACCGTTCATCAGGCCCAGGCCGTAATCGTTGCGCGTCACCAGCACCGGGCGCCCTTCGTACCAGGGCTGCTGGCTGTCGATCAACCCGGCATTGTGCAGCACCCGCGCCACCCGCTCGTTGAGGCCTTCGACACCCCAGGCCCCGCGGCGTACCGCGCACAGTAGCTGGAAGTCCTCGAAGCTGTGCAGCACTCGGCCTGCCCATTGCTCCCATGCTGGGTCATCGAAGGCGGTATCCAGCGCCGGACGGTAGCGCCCGAGGGTGCGCAGGTAGCTGCGGTAACCTTGCGGGCCATCGCTGCCACGGTCGAGGCCGTCGAGCAGCAGGCGATCGAAGGCGCGGTCGTGCTCTTGTTTCAGGGCCAGGCTGTGCACGTCGGGTGGCGGCATGGCCAGCAGGTTACGCGCCGCGTACGCCTCCTGGCGGTTTACCAGCCGCGCCAGCTGGCCAATGCCGCTGCCCTCGCCGAAACGCCGCGAGAAGCGCAACATCACCACCTGCTGGGCCAGCGGATGGCGCTGCTCGTCACCGCTCTTGAGGCCGCTGCCGGCCAGCGACTCGCCACCGACCTGCTCCAGCCATGCCTGGGTCGCCGGCGAGTAACAGCCGTCTTCGGCGTCACGGCACAGGTCGCCGAGTACCGCGCCGGCCTCGACCGAGGCCAGTTGGTCCTTGTCACCCAGCAGCACCAGGCGCGCCCGTGGCGGCAGGGCATCGAGCAGGTTGGCCATCATTTCCAGGTCGATCATCGAGGCTTCGTCGACCACCAGCACGTCCAACGGCAACGGGTTGCCGGCATGGTGACGGAAGTGTCGCGAGCCTGGTCGGCTGCCGAGCAGGCGGTGCACGGTGCTGACCTCGGTAGGGATTTGCCCGCGCACCTCGGCGCTGACCTGCAGGCGCTCGACTTGCTGGCCGATGGATTCGGTCAGGCGCGCGGCCGCCTTGCCGGTCGGCGCGGCCAGGCGAATGCGCAGTGGCCTGCCCTGCTCAACCGCTGGCGCCTGCAGCAAGGCCAACAGGCGTACCACGGTGGTCGTCTTGCCGGTACCGGGGCCGCCGGTGATGATGCTGAAGCCGGCGCGGGTGGCCAGGGCGCAGGCGAGTTTCTGCCAGTCGACCTGGCCTGCCGGCGCGCCCCCATCGAACAGTTGCGCCAGGCGGCCGGGCAGGTCGGCCGGTGCTGCTTCAGCCTGAGACAGGCGCTGGCGCAGGATATGGTCGATGCGCCGCTCGTAATTCCAGTAGCGGCGCAGGTACAGGCGCTCGCCGCTGAGCACCAGCGGTCGCGCTTGCTGCCCTGGGGTATCGCCGGCAGCCACCAGCGCGCTGGCGGCAATCCGTTGGCGCCAGGCGTGCAGGTCGAGGTTGGCCAACAATTGCGAGGGCAGCAGCAAGGGGCCGGTCAAGGCATCGCCTTCGGGCGGTAACGACAGCGCAAAGTCAGGCTCTGCCAGGGTTTGCTGCAGGTCGAGGCAGACATGGCCATGGCCCAGCTGGTGGCTGGCCAGGGCGGCAGCCAGCAACAGCAAGGGATCGCTGCCGGGGGCGCGTTCTTCCAGGAACGACACGAACGCGCGGTCCAGGGCCCGCAACCAGCCGCGCTCCACCCAACGGTCGAGCAGTTGCAGCAGGTCAGCGCTGTCGTCTCGTGGCTTCAGGGCCAGCAAATGCTCAGCCTGCAGCGGGGTTGGCAACAGGTCGACGAGGCTGCGGCTCATATCATGGCTCCGGCAAACAGGTCCTGCTGCATGGGCGGGTGCTCGCCGCGGAACAGCGCATCGAGGCTTTCGATCAGCTCACGCGGCGGCTTGGCGTGATACACGCCGTGGCCGCTGCTGCTGGCACCGCGCAGGAAGATGAACAGGGCGCCGCCGACATGGCGGTCGTAGTCATAATCGGGCAGGCGAGCGCGCAGCTGGCGATGCAGGGCCAGCACATACAACACGTACTGCAGGTCGTAACGGTGTTCGAGAATGGCTTTTTCCATGGCCAGGCCATCGTAGGCCTGGATGTCCGGGCCCAGCCAGTTGGACTTGTAATCGGCCACGTAGTAGCGCCCGTCCTGCTCGAACGCCAGGTCAATGAAGCCTTTGAACATGCCGTTGAGCAAGGTTGGTTGCGCCGCCGGACGCGCCAGGCCGGGGTGGGTATGGCGAGCCACCAGGCGGTCGAGCTGTTCGGCATCGACCTGACGGCTGGCGAACCAGAACTCCATTTCGACCTGATAGTGGCGCAACTGCCCAAGGGTCACGCTCAAGCCCTTGCCTGCCAACGGCAACGCCTCGCCCAGCAGGCGTTGCAGCCATTGGCTTAGGGTGGTGATCCAGCCGGTCCAGTCACGCCGGTTGCAGCGCTGGCCGACGGTTTCCTGGATCAGCTGCGGGTTGCCACTCACCTGGCTGAAGCCCTCACGGCCCGCCCACTCCAGCAAGCCGTGGAGGAACGTGCCAGGGTTGGGCCCACGCGGGAAGCGGTGGATATCGCCACTGTCGGCCGGTACCTCGCGCAACATCTGCGCATCGGCCCTTTCGTCGTCGAACAATTGCTGTGCCTGCGAGCTGTCGGCGCCGAGCGCTTGCTCGCCAATGCGCAGGGCGCTGTACGAGGCGATCCACCAGTGCTCGGCCGCCGCGCGGCGCGGCTTGCGGGCCGGCAGCAGCTCTCGCGCGGCATGTGGCATGCGGTACAGCTGCTGATCCGCCTGCGGCAGGCCTGGGCAGCTGATGTGCGGGCTGGTTGCCGCCAGGGCCTGCAACCAGCTCCCCAGTTGCTCCGAGCTCGGCAAGGCGAGGCCGCCACCAAGCAGGTAGCCGAACGCCGAACGGTGCAACTGCGAGCTTCTCTGGTTACCGCGCTTGAGGTCGGCAACGCCCAGCCAGCAGGCATGCTGGGCCCGGGTCAGGGCCACGTAGAGCAGGCGCAGGTCCTCGGCCAGGCGCTCGTCATCGGCGCGCGCGATCTGTTCCGGGTCGGGCGTGAGGGTGAGATGAGCGTTACCCAGGCTGTCATGCCAGGCCAGCGGCAGACGGCTGCCATCGACCGGTTTGCTGGTACAGATGAACGGCAGGTAGACCAACGGGTATTCCAGGCCCTTGGACTTGTGAATGGTCACCACCTTGACCAGTTGCTCGTCGCTCTCCAGGCGCAGGATCTGCTCCTCGCCGGCCTGCCCGGAACTGGCCAGGTGCTCGGCCAGATGCCGAATCAGCGCTTGTTCGCCGTCCAGTTCGCCAGCGGCCTGCTGCAACAGCTCGGCCAGATGCAGCAGGTTGGTCAGCACCCGCTCGCCATCACTGCGGCGGATCAGCGTGCGCGGCAGCTGGAAGTCATGCAGCAGATGCCGCAGCATTGGCAGCACGCCCTGGCGCTGCCAGATATCGCGGTAACGGCGAAAACGCATGACCCAGTCTTCCCAGACGCGCTCGTCCTGGTTCAGCCGGTCCAGCGCCGCCAGCGACAGATTGAGGGTCAGGCTGGCCAGGGCGGCCTTGAGCAGGCGCTCCGAGTCGGGTTCGGCACAGGCCTTCAGCCAGGCCAGCAGGTCGTGCGCTTCCTGGGCGGCGAATACCGAGTCCTTGTCGGACAGGTAGACGCTGCGCACTTCGCGCGCGGCCAGCTCGGCACGAACCATTTGCGCCTCGTGCCCATCACGCACCAGGATGGCGATGTCAGAGGGCAGGCACGGGCGCAGTTCGCCCTCGGCAGTGCGGAAACCTGCACTGCCCTGCTGGCCACCATTGAGCAAGGCAACGATATGGCTGGCGCAACTGGCGGCCAGTTGCTGGCGGTAGACGCTGCCGGAAACGGGCTCCTCGCTTTCCAGCTGCCAGCATTGCAGGGCGGCACAGGGTTCACCGTCGATCAGCAATTGCTCGTCCCGGCCTTTGGCACGAACCTCGATGAACGGCAGCGGGTTGTCATCGGCCTCGCGGAACAGGAACGCCCCGCGCCCGGCTTCACGCGCCTCGGCCTGCAGGAACAGCTGGTTCACCGCTGCGACCATGGCCTTGCTGGAGCGGTAGTTGGTATCCAGGCTGTGCAGGCGGCCGCTGGTGGCGCGGCGCGCAGCAAGGTAGGTGTAGATGTCGGCGCCACGGAAGGCGTAGATCGCCTGCTTGGGGTCGCCGATCATGAACAGCCCGGTCTGCGCGCGGTTCTCGCTGATCCGGTAGATACGCTCGAAGATGCCGTACTGCACCGGGTCGGTGTCCTGGAATTCGTCGATCAGGGCGACCGGAAACTGTTCGCGGATCAGCCCGGCCAGGCGTTCGCCGGCCTCGCTGGCCAGGGCGTGTTGCAGGCGAAGGAGCATATCGTCGAAGCCCATTTCCGCACGCCGCCGTTTTTCCACTTCGAAACGTGCCGATACCCAGCTGGCGGCGTGCTCGAGCAAGGGCGCCTCCGGGCTGTCCAGGGCTTGCAACTGCTGCTGCAGGGCCTGCATGGCATCGAGGGCCGGGTGGACGGGTGGCTCACCGGACTTCCACGCGTCAAGCATGCCCGCCGGCGTCAGGCGGCTGAAGCCGCTGCCCAGCTCCAGCTCGACCAGCTGCTCGTCAGCAGCCCAGGCGCACAGCTTGTCGCACCAGGAATCAAAATACTGTGCGCGCATCTTGCGGCCATCGACCTGCTTGGCGGCCACCGCAGCATGGCAGATCTGCCGCAGCTCCTCCGCCCATTGCGCCCATGGCGCCTTGAGCCGGGCCAATTGCTCGCCACGCTGTTGCAGCGACGCCTGGATCAGCGCCGCCGGTT is a window from the Pseudomonas anuradhapurensis genome containing:
- the recD gene encoding exodeoxyribonuclease V subunit alpha; the encoded protein is MSRSLVDLLPTPLQAEHLLALKPRDDSADLLQLLDRWVERGWLRALDRAFVSFLEERAPGSDPLLLLAAALASHQLGHGHVCLDLQQTLAEPDFALSLPPEGDALTGPLLLPSQLLANLDLHAWRQRIAASALVAAGDTPGQQARPLVLSGERLYLRRYWNYERRIDHILRQRLSQAEAAPADLPGRLAQLFDGGAPAGQVDWQKLACALATRAGFSIITGGPGTGKTTTVVRLLALLQAPAVEQGRPLRIRLAAPTGKAAARLTESIGQQVERLQVSAEVRGQIPTEVSTVHRLLGSRPGSRHFRHHAGNPLPLDVLVVDEASMIDLEMMANLLDALPPRARLVLLGDKDQLASVEAGAVLGDLCRDAEDGCYSPATQAWLEQVGGESLAGSGLKSGDEQRHPLAQQVVMLRFSRRFGEGSGIGQLARLVNRQEAYAARNLLAMPPPDVHSLALKQEHDRAFDRLLLDGLDRGSDGPQGYRSYLRTLGRYRPALDTAFDDPAWEQWAGRVLHSFEDFQLLCAVRRGAWGVEGLNERVARVLHNAGLIDSQQPWYEGRPVLVTRNDYGLGLMNGDIGIALRLPDERGEPLLRVAFPRNDGSGGVRFVLPSRLNEVETVFAMTVHKSQGSEFGHTALVLPDALNPVLTKELVYTGITRAKHCFSLIEPRQGIFEEAVARKVRRISGLMLEQV
- the recB gene encoding exodeoxyribonuclease V subunit beta; the encoded protein is MTQDRPLALSFPLHGSQLIEASAGTGKTFTISALYLRLILGHGGEQGFDRELLPPQILVVTFTDAATKELRERIRARLAEAARFFRGELQAADPLLHQLRGDYPEEAWPRCAGRLEIAVQWMDEAAVSTIHGWCQRMLREHAFDSGSLFTQTLETDHSDLLAQVVRDYWRRFCYGMQGDALAWVRNHWGSPDALLPRIRPLFGRVRAQQEGLEPAALIQASLQQRGEQLARLKAPWAQWAEELRQICHAAVAAKQVDGRKMRAQYFDSWCDKLCAWAADEQLVELELGSGFSRLTPAGMLDAWKSGEPPVHPALDAMQALQQQLQALDSPEAPLLEHAASWVSARFEVEKRRRAEMGFDDMLLRLQHALASEAGERLAGLIREQFPVALIDEFQDTDPVQYGIFERIYRISENRAQTGLFMIGDPKQAIYAFRGADIYTYLAARRATSGRLHSLDTNYRSSKAMVAAVNQLFLQAEAREAGRGAFLFREADDNPLPFIEVRAKGRDEQLLIDGEPCAALQCWQLESEEPVSGSVYRQQLAASCASHIVALLNGGQQGSAGFRTAEGELRPCLPSDIAILVRDGHEAQMVRAELAAREVRSVYLSDKDSVFAAQEAHDLLAWLKACAEPDSERLLKAALASLTLNLSLAALDRLNQDERVWEDWVMRFRRYRDIWQRQGVLPMLRHLLHDFQLPRTLIRRSDGERVLTNLLHLAELLQQAAGELDGEQALIRHLAEHLASSGQAGEEQILRLESDEQLVKVVTIHKSKGLEYPLVYLPFICTSKPVDGSRLPLAWHDSLGNAHLTLTPDPEQIARADDERLAEDLRLLYVALTRAQHACWLGVADLKRGNQRSSQLHRSAFGYLLGGGLALPSSEQLGSWLQALAATSPHISCPGLPQADQQLYRMPHAARELLPARKPRRAAAEHWWIASYSALRIGEQALGADSSQAQQLFDDERADAQMLREVPADSGDIHRFPRGPNPGTFLHGLLEWAGREGFSQVSGNPQLIQETVGQRCNRRDWTGWITTLSQWLQRLLGEALPLAGKGLSVTLGQLRHYQVEMEFWFASRQVDAEQLDRLVARHTHPGLARPAAQPTLLNGMFKGFIDLAFEQDGRYYVADYKSNWLGPDIQAYDGLAMEKAILEHRYDLQYVLYVLALHRQLRARLPDYDYDRHVGGALFIFLRGASSSGHGVYHAKPPRELIESLDALFRGEHPPMQQDLFAGAMI